One region of Epilithonimonas zeae genomic DNA includes:
- a CDS encoding GNAT family N-acetyltransferase: protein MKTLRTNSENPDFQKLVKQLDAYLAVMDGDEHAFYHQYNKIDLLKNCVVIFDNDEAVACGAIKELDSKSMEIKRMFTLPEKRGKGLASAILTELEAWSKELGYEKTVLETGKRQTEAVALYNKCGYKIIPNYGQYAGVENSVCFAKVLE, encoded by the coding sequence ATGAAAACCCTTAGAACAAATTCCGAAAATCCAGATTTTCAAAAATTAGTAAAACAATTAGACGCCTATCTTGCTGTGATGGATGGTGATGAACACGCTTTTTATCATCAATATAACAAAATCGATTTACTGAAAAACTGCGTTGTGATTTTTGATAATGATGAAGCCGTCGCTTGTGGCGCTATCAAAGAATTGGATTCAAAATCTATGGAAATCAAAAGAATGTTCACGCTTCCTGAGAAACGGGGAAAAGGCTTGGCTTCTGCAATTTTAACCGAATTAGAAGCCTGGTCTAAAGAATTAGGTTATGAAAAAACGGTTCTGGAAACAGGAAAAAGACAAACTGAAGCTGTTGCACTTTACAACAAATGCGGTTATAAAATCATTCCGAATTATGGACAATATGCTGGTGTAGAAAACAGTGTTTGTTTTGCGAAAGTATTGGAATAA
- a CDS encoding carboxypeptidase-like regulatory domain-containing protein encodes MKRILLFCVYFSFICSCFSQIISGTIQTETGKLISDVNVYLDGTKISTTSITDGTFRLDIQGQKSGNLIFQKDNYETSIFPLNQAIGKSVKVIINPVKEIEEVVIIPYTEQAYKDFINYFLDKFIGFDREDVVIKNQRTLKFSYDKKNQFLKVKAPQSLIIENKNLGYSIQYNLINFEADFKNKTNSYLGTSFFKETSNKKNVILNRMNAYQGSLMHFFRSLYKNELEKDGFIVNHAKRIPNPKYPTEAELQKLEDYFSFVRLQKVMNVNLSPELEDISQRKNKNSPLVLGILKTKIKESDFMKRKEGKLFLDFKDLLMVNYQKYYYEIKKGQFVKSATAVSQSSLIHPEAAEFEIFPEGICSEPDLLILEESFSQQNVSKMLPLDYQFGN; translated from the coding sequence ATGAAAAGAATATTACTTTTTTGCGTTTACTTTAGTTTTATCTGCAGTTGTTTTTCTCAGATTATTTCCGGGACAATCCAGACTGAAACTGGTAAGCTGATTTCGGATGTCAACGTTTATCTTGATGGAACTAAGATTTCTACCACTTCAATTACTGATGGAACTTTTAGACTCGATATTCAAGGCCAAAAAAGCGGAAATCTGATTTTCCAGAAAGATAATTATGAAACGAGCATTTTTCCATTGAATCAAGCCATTGGAAAATCGGTCAAAGTAATTATCAATCCTGTTAAAGAGATAGAAGAAGTTGTCATCATCCCTTATACAGAACAAGCCTATAAAGATTTTATCAATTACTTTTTGGATAAATTTATTGGTTTTGACAGGGAAGATGTTGTCATTAAAAATCAACGAACACTTAAGTTTTCTTATGATAAGAAAAATCAATTCCTAAAAGTCAAAGCGCCACAGAGCCTGATTATTGAAAATAAAAATCTGGGTTACAGCATTCAATATAATCTTATCAATTTTGAAGCGGACTTTAAAAACAAAACCAATAGCTATCTGGGAACTTCTTTTTTCAAAGAGACCAGCAATAAGAAAAATGTAATTCTCAACCGAATGAATGCTTACCAAGGCAGTTTGATGCATTTTTTCAGAAGTCTTTACAAAAACGAATTAGAAAAAGATGGTTTCATCGTGAATCATGCCAAACGAATTCCTAATCCAAAATACCCAACTGAGGCTGAATTGCAGAAGCTGGAAGACTATTTCAGTTTTGTGAGACTACAGAAAGTAATGAATGTGAATCTGTCCCCGGAGTTAGAAGATATATCACAGCGAAAAAATAAAAATTCTCCGTTAGTTTTAGGAATTCTGAAGACAAAAATCAAAGAATCTGATTTCATGAAACGCAAAGAGGGAAAACTGTTTCTCGATTTTAAAGACTTATTAATGGTCAATTATCAGAAATATTATTACGAAATCAAGAAAGGTCAATTTGTAAAATCTGCAACTGCTGTTTCCCAATCATCATTGATACATCCCGAAGCGGCAGAATTTGAGATTTTTCCGGAAGGTATTTGTTCAGAGCCGGATTTGCTGATTTTAGAAGAGAGTTTTTCCCAACAAAATGTTTCTAAGATGTTGCCTTTGGATTATCAGTTTGGGAATTGA
- the ygiD gene encoding 4,5-DOPA dioxygenase extradiol, protein MNLNDLSKISDNFRTTEKMPVLFLGHGSPMNAIEENVFVQGFRNISKEIPKPNAIICISAHWFTNGTFVTAMDMPKTIHDFYGFPKELFDVQYPAKGSPELAKETAGLLAPVLVEEDHNWGLDHGAWSVLRHLYPDANIPVIQLSIDYTKPPQYHFDLAKKLSRLREKGILIIGSGNIVHNLRLIDWKNIDTVGAGWDWAIEAREKTNNWLLDGDFQRLIDYQKQGSFLQYAVPTPDHFLPMIYNLGLKEKSEELSLFNDSLIGGSLSMTSIRIG, encoded by the coding sequence ATGAACCTCAACGACCTTTCAAAAATATCTGATAACTTCCGAACCACAGAAAAAATGCCGGTTCTGTTTTTAGGACACGGCTCTCCGATGAACGCTATCGAAGAGAATGTTTTTGTTCAGGGATTCAGGAATATCAGCAAAGAAATCCCGAAACCCAATGCAATCATTTGTATTTCTGCGCATTGGTTTACGAACGGAACTTTTGTCACGGCGATGGATATGCCGAAAACGATTCACGATTTTTACGGCTTCCCAAAAGAATTGTTTGATGTTCAATATCCGGCAAAAGGAAGTCCGGAATTGGCTAAAGAAACTGCCGGTTTACTCGCTCCGGTTTTGGTGGAAGAAGACCATAATTGGGGATTGGACCACGGTGCCTGGTCGGTTCTCAGACATCTTTATCCTGATGCGAATATTCCGGTTATCCAGTTGAGTATCGATTACACAAAACCGCCTCAATATCATTTTGATTTGGCAAAAAAACTATCCAGACTCCGCGAAAAAGGAATACTAATTATCGGAAGTGGAAACATTGTTCATAATCTCCGATTGATTGACTGGAAAAATATTGATACCGTTGGAGCAGGCTGGGATTGGGCGATAGAAGCCAGAGAAAAAACCAACAATTGGCTCTTGGACGGTGATTTTCAGAGACTCATTGATTATCAAAAACAAGGTTCGTTTTTGCAATATGCTGTTCCGACACCGGATCATTTTCTGCCAATGATTTATAATCTAGGACTGAAAGAAAAATCGGAAGAATTATCATTATTCAATGACTCGCTAATTGGTGGCTCTTTGAGTATGACATCGATAAGGATTGGGTAA